One genomic region from Pseudoduganella lutea encodes:
- a CDS encoding glycine zipper 2TM domain-containing protein: MNIKQIAMRATIVASVLGLSACANMSAQDRNTAIGAGVGAVAGSALSGGSALGTVGGAAVGGVIGNQVSKPTR; encoded by the coding sequence ATGAACATCAAGCAAATCGCCATGCGCGCCACCATCGTGGCTTCGGTACTGGGCCTGTCGGCCTGCGCCAATATGTCCGCACAGGACCGTAACACCGCGATCGGCGCCGGCGTCGGCGCAGTGGCGGGCTCCGCCCTGTCCGGCGGTTCCGCGCTGGGCACCGTGGGTGGTGCCGCCGTGGGTGGCGTGATCGGCAACCAGGTCAGCAAGCCTACCCGCTGA
- a CDS encoding Crp/Fnr family transcriptional regulator, producing MPTHQTNMNLYFDTAHSNPAPPPQVSNRLMASLPEEDFAQIEALCETVEADVGEVLYEPGQPITYIYFPIDALVSLLAVAEGRMTLEVGSVGREGMIGASAALGHRQAQVRAVVQRAGTVQRMRAEAFRTEFARMESLQHLLHRYTDTLLSQAIQIAVCSRFHVLEARLARSLLITRDRLQSEKFHLTHEFLAHALGVRRVGVTKAASALQNQKLITYSRGNIEILDSAGLEAVSCRCYELVKENGAIGMGTVFV from the coding sequence ATGCCAACCCATCAGACCAATATGAACCTGTATTTCGACACCGCGCACAGCAATCCCGCGCCGCCGCCGCAGGTGAGCAATCGCCTGATGGCGAGCTTGCCGGAAGAAGACTTCGCCCAGATCGAGGCCTTGTGCGAGACGGTCGAAGCCGACGTGGGCGAGGTGCTGTATGAACCCGGCCAGCCGATCACGTATATCTACTTTCCCATCGACGCGCTCGTGTCGCTGCTGGCCGTGGCGGAAGGCAGGATGACGCTCGAGGTGGGATCCGTCGGCCGCGAAGGCATGATCGGCGCCTCGGCCGCGCTGGGCCACCGGCAGGCGCAGGTGCGCGCCGTGGTGCAGCGCGCCGGTACCGTGCAGCGCATGCGCGCCGAAGCCTTCCGCACCGAATTCGCCCGCATGGAGTCGTTGCAGCACCTGCTGCACCGCTATACCGATACGTTGCTGTCGCAGGCCATCCAGATCGCCGTGTGCAGCCGCTTCCACGTGCTGGAAGCGCGGCTCGCGCGCTCGCTGCTGATCACGCGCGACCGGCTCCAGTCCGAGAAATTCCACCTCACGCATGAATTCCTCGCGCATGCCCTCGGGGTGCGGCGCGTCGGCGTCACGAAGGCCGCCAGCGCGCTGCAGAACCAGAAGCTGATCACGTACAGCCGCGGCAATATCGAGATCCTCGATTCGGCCGGGCTGGAAGCCGTCTCCTGCCGGTGCTACGAGCTGGTGAAGGAAAACGGCGCGATCGGCATGGGCACGGTGTTCGTCTAG
- a CDS encoding lmo0937 family membrane protein codes for MLYTIAVVLIILWLLGLVTSYTIGGFIHILLVVAVIMILLRLISGRGL; via the coding sequence ATGCTCTATACCATTGCGGTAGTACTTATCATTCTTTGGCTGCTTGGCCTGGTGACCTCCTACACCATCGGCGGCTTCATCCACATCCTGCTGGTCGTTGCCGTCATCATGATCCTGCTGCGTCTGATCAGTGGACGAGGCCTGTAG
- a CDS encoding OmpA family protein produces MTVGATGCANMDSTDRGTATGAGVGAGLGAILGATTGGGGGGRAAGGAVLGAAAGAVVGNIWSKRMESQKQAMEQATKGTGVQVSQTADNRLRMEIPSDISFDTNRADIKDNFRPILDRFATTLKENPATTVTIIGHTDSTGSDSVNQPLSVERASHTRDYLASRGVSPTRVVVEGRGAREPIASNDDNSGRARNRRVEIYVAEPAPRS; encoded by the coding sequence ATGACCGTGGGCGCCACCGGTTGCGCCAATATGGATTCAACGGACCGCGGCACCGCCACCGGTGCCGGCGTCGGCGCCGGCCTGGGCGCCATCCTGGGCGCGACCACGGGTGGTGGCGGTGGCGGCCGTGCCGCCGGCGGTGCCGTGCTGGGCGCGGCTGCCGGCGCGGTGGTCGGCAATATCTGGTCGAAGCGCATGGAAAGCCAGAAGCAGGCGATGGAACAAGCGACCAAGGGCACCGGCGTGCAGGTCTCGCAGACCGCCGACAACCGGCTGCGCATGGAGATCCCGAGCGATATCTCGTTCGACACGAACCGCGCCGACATCAAGGACAACTTCCGCCCGATCCTGGACCGCTTCGCCACCACGCTGAAGGAAAATCCGGCAACGACCGTGACGATCATCGGCCACACGGACAGCACGGGTTCCGATTCGGTCAACCAGCCGCTGTCGGTGGAGCGCGCTTCGCACACGCGCGACTACCTGGCTTCGCGCGGCGTATCGCCGACCCGCGTGGTCGTGGAAGGCCGCGGTGCGCGCGAGCCGATCGCGTCGAACGACGACAACAGCGGCCGTGCCCGCAACCGCCGCGTGGAAATCTACGTGGCCGAGCCCGCACCCCGTTCCTGA
- a CDS encoding DUF3617 domain-containing protein encodes MHTSRLLAVVISAACAQAAHGAALKPGLWEMTSKVASATPETMQALALAQQQMATLPAEQRRAIDQMLARHGVTMQLAEGGGVKVNFCLTKEQAANPRLPSGQPGQCDTTQTPVPGGLNITFKCNKPPSSGKGQVIFEGDSGYSMRMDVDSTVQGQAQQMTVESAGRWVTADCGSTLPVQ; translated from the coding sequence ATGCACACGTCACGCCTGCTTGCCGTGGTCATCTCCGCCGCCTGCGCGCAGGCGGCCCACGGCGCCGCGCTGAAACCGGGGCTGTGGGAAATGACCAGCAAGGTTGCCTCCGCCACGCCTGAAACGATGCAGGCGCTGGCACTGGCCCAGCAGCAGATGGCCACGCTGCCGGCCGAGCAACGCCGCGCCATCGACCAGATGCTGGCCCGGCATGGCGTGACGATGCAGCTGGCCGAGGGTGGCGGCGTCAAGGTCAATTTCTGCCTGACGAAGGAACAGGCGGCCAATCCACGGCTGCCATCCGGCCAGCCCGGCCAGTGCGACACGACGCAGACGCCGGTACCCGGCGGCCTGAACATCACGTTCAAGTGCAACAAGCCCCCATCGTCCGGAAAAGGCCAGGTGATCTTCGAAGGCGACAGCGGCTATTCGATGCGCATGGATGTCGACAGCACCGTGCAGGGGCAAGCCCAGCAGATGACAGTGGAAAGCGCCGGGCGGTGGGTGACTGCGGACTGCGGCAGCACGTTGCCGGTGCAGTAG
- a CDS encoding porin, whose translation MNTKLIALACLLPMAALAQDSSSIRVYGVVDAGAVSEHDCPNGDCPSTKISPGVSTGSVLGFTGQENLGNDTRAIFTLEAGVRNDTGQSDQNGRLFGSQAYVGLANRWGALTVGRQYDVGYETLVEVADPFRTGTAGTATNLIGNGTKRSDNSIKYRSSKFRGFSAGAIYSFGESAFSTSRNRAYGATIGYEGGLFTLRAAHQRKNNFLQGAGATTPVDLSSRNSIIAANMHVSKAATLYTAYAVNKGVGSSPWDQDNPYGALVLASPSTRSNDALAGVSYSAGAATFMVSYIRKDDRTLANQDANQVAVGMTYAMSKRTAFYAAYAKIRDENNAPYRVGNFSEQGKGRSAFNLGLRHAF comes from the coding sequence ATGAATACCAAGTTGATCGCATTGGCCTGCCTGCTCCCAATGGCGGCGCTGGCCCAGGACTCCTCCTCGATCCGCGTGTATGGCGTGGTCGATGCCGGAGCGGTGTCCGAGCACGATTGCCCGAACGGCGATTGCCCCAGCACGAAGATCTCGCCCGGTGTTTCCACCGGTTCGGTGCTTGGCTTCACCGGACAGGAAAACCTTGGCAACGATACCCGCGCCATCTTCACGCTCGAAGCGGGCGTGCGCAACGATACCGGCCAGTCCGACCAGAATGGCCGACTGTTCGGCAGTCAGGCCTACGTGGGCCTGGCCAACCGGTGGGGTGCGCTCACGGTGGGCCGGCAATACGACGTGGGCTATGAAACGCTCGTCGAGGTGGCCGACCCGTTCCGCACCGGTACCGCCGGCACGGCAACGAACCTGATCGGCAACGGCACGAAACGGTCGGACAATTCCATCAAGTACCGTTCCAGCAAGTTCCGCGGCTTCTCCGCCGGCGCGATCTACAGCTTCGGCGAATCGGCGTTCAGCACCTCGCGCAACCGCGCCTACGGCGCCACGATCGGCTACGAAGGCGGCCTGTTCACGCTGCGCGCGGCGCACCAGCGCAAGAACAACTTCCTGCAGGGCGCGGGCGCTACCACGCCCGTCGACCTGTCGTCCCGCAATTCGATCATCGCTGCCAACATGCACGTGTCCAAGGCTGCCACGCTGTACACGGCCTACGCCGTCAACAAGGGCGTCGGCAGCTCGCCGTGGGACCAGGACAATCCCTATGGCGCGCTGGTGCTGGCATCGCCTTCCACGCGCAGCAACGATGCGCTGGCCGGCGTCTCGTATTCGGCTGGCGCAGCCACCTTCATGGTGTCGTACATCCGCAAGGACGACCGCACGCTGGCCAACCAGGATGCCAACCAGGTGGCTGTCGGCATGACGTACGCGATGTCGAAGCGCACCGCGTTCTATGCCGCGTATGCAAAGATCCGCGACGAAAACAACGCGCCGTACAGGGTAGGGAACTTCAGCGAGCAGGGGAAAGGGCGCAGCGCGTTCAACCTGGGGCTGCGGCACGCATTTTGA
- a CDS encoding site-specific recombinase: MLAILDSIDEHTTGVAALVDLVGQLRPRRRGNTIRAAANVRTLTQLLRGNPDHARQLRAYVLRLLAARRHASLYTEVGVLSNDGFFTELKRRIAYRILPPALGDEYLADLLDQVFYKQSDWQWISAVPALDWLDLFDTLFHRRDRMVMLPGMLEAIRTLSYRVAAVGLEPKLTNFHPEMEQFESPFLVQNREVVHYLDGYKRVMAGEDVALDDPKHLLVMLDQCEAVIARIRRKALVQGTTIALTYLLVTLTQSIDRMRKLLFLVDISGELRAAPSVNLVNGTVGTQPQRVPATRQAQRRAATLALTLELIEAHNNKYTVRDLLADNIHLLARNVTENASRTGEHYIAENRRQLVGMFLSAAGAGFIVGFMALFKILLGTLRAAPLVEAFLFSMNYSLGFVLIHLLHFTVATKQPAMTASHIAASLQSPDGRHVDLDSLAELINKVFRTQVTAVLGNIATVLPTAWAIAWGWLQVTGHHLVSEGKAMHLLSDIDPLHTPALFYAAIAGVCLFLAGLVSGYYDNQALYSRWGRRVEQLRGLNAVLGPERTQRLGRYLEHNLGSLMGNFIFGIMLGMASALGVLLGLPIDIRHVTFSSANFATAMVALDYKVSWQLVVTSITGFLAIGAVNLLVSFGLALWVALRARRIPFEHGFLLLRALGNRLRKSPVDFFIGSKESKS; the protein is encoded by the coding sequence ATGCTCGCCATCCTCGACAGCATCGACGAACACACGACGGGGGTGGCCGCGCTGGTCGACCTCGTCGGCCAGTTGCGCCCGCGCCGCCGTGGCAACACGATCCGCGCGGCAGCCAATGTGCGCACGCTGACCCAGTTGCTTCGCGGCAATCCCGACCATGCACGCCAGTTGCGCGCCTATGTGCTGCGCCTGCTGGCGGCGCGCCGCCATGCCAGCCTGTACACGGAGGTGGGCGTACTGTCGAACGACGGCTTCTTTACCGAACTCAAGCGCCGCATCGCCTATCGCATCCTGCCGCCCGCGCTGGGCGACGAATATCTGGCCGACCTGCTCGACCAGGTGTTCTACAAGCAGAGCGACTGGCAATGGATCAGCGCGGTGCCGGCGCTCGACTGGCTCGACCTGTTCGACACGCTGTTCCATCGCCGCGACCGCATGGTGATGCTGCCTGGCATGCTCGAAGCGATCCGCACCCTCTCCTACCGCGTGGCGGCCGTTGGCCTGGAGCCGAAGCTGACCAATTTCCACCCGGAGATGGAACAGTTCGAATCGCCGTTCCTCGTGCAAAACCGTGAAGTCGTGCACTACCTCGACGGCTACAAGCGCGTGATGGCGGGCGAAGACGTGGCACTGGACGACCCGAAGCACCTGCTGGTGATGCTCGACCAGTGCGAAGCCGTGATCGCCCGCATCCGCCGCAAGGCGCTCGTGCAGGGCACCACCATCGCGCTGACCTACCTGCTGGTGACGCTGACGCAGAGCATCGACCGCATGCGCAAGCTGCTGTTCCTGGTCGACATATCGGGCGAATTGCGGGCCGCGCCGTCGGTCAACCTCGTGAACGGCACGGTCGGCACGCAGCCGCAGCGGGTGCCCGCCACCCGGCAGGCACAGCGCCGCGCGGCCACGCTGGCGCTGACGCTCGAACTGATCGAGGCGCACAACAACAAATACACGGTCAGGGACCTGCTCGCTGACAACATCCACCTGCTGGCCCGCAACGTGACGGAGAATGCCAGCCGCACCGGCGAGCACTACATCGCGGAAAACCGGCGCCAGCTGGTGGGCATGTTCCTGTCGGCGGCCGGGGCCGGCTTCATCGTCGGCTTCATGGCGCTGTTCAAGATCCTGCTTGGCACGCTGCGGGCCGCGCCGCTGGTGGAAGCGTTCCTGTTCTCGATGAACTACTCGCTGGGCTTCGTGCTGATCCACCTGCTGCACTTCACGGTGGCGACGAAGCAGCCGGCCATGACGGCATCGCACATCGCAGCCAGCCTGCAAAGCCCCGATGGCCGCCACGTCGACCTGGACAGCCTGGCCGAACTCATCAACAAGGTATTCCGCACGCAGGTCACCGCAGTACTGGGCAATATCGCCACCGTCCTGCCGACGGCCTGGGCCATCGCCTGGGGGTGGCTGCAGGTGACCGGCCATCACCTGGTGTCCGAAGGCAAGGCCATGCACCTGCTGAGCGACATCGACCCGCTTCACACGCCCGCGCTGTTCTATGCGGCGATCGCCGGCGTGTGCCTGTTCCTGGCTGGCCTGGTCTCGGGTTATTACGACAACCAGGCCCTCTACTCGCGCTGGGGCCGGCGGGTGGAGCAACTGCGCGGATTGAACGCCGTGCTGGGGCCCGAGCGCACGCAGCGCCTCGGCCGCTACCTGGAGCACAACCTGGGCAGCCTGATGGGCAATTTCATCTTCGGCATCATGCTCGGCATGGCCAGCGCACTGGGGGTGCTGCTGGGACTGCCCATCGATATCCGCCATGTAACGTTCTCTTCCGCAAACTTTGCGACAGCAATGGTCGCGTTGGACTATAAAGTCAGCTGGCAACTGGTCGTAACATCCATCACGGGTTTCCTGGCAATCGGGGCCGTGAATCTGCTGGTCAGTTTCGGCCTTGCGCTATGGGTGGCGCTGCGCGCGCGCCGCATTCCGTTCGAGCACGGTTTCCTGCTGCTTCGGGCATTGGGCAACCGGTTGCGTAAATCGCCGGTGGACTTTTTCATCGGGTCCAAGGAGAGCAAATCATGA
- the cls gene encoding cardiolipin synthase — MKCWNPRCWTGHKPVAVILAGWCLVACASLPAVDPDKTKEAAAETPVVKSVNGALPASRAKALLAKRWSKNTLDLKAQAALEEAATGVPLIAGNQVKLLFDGPVTMAEMMKAIEGAKNNINFETYIFDEDELGDKFAELLIAKQKAGVTVNIIYDSVGTLMVPQAFFDRMRAAGIHLVAYNPVNPAKVRGNGWKVNNRDHRKMLIVDGKIGFTGGINISDTYSKSSPFRSKSRPSNAKDVGWRDTHVRIEGPAVQAMQWLFIQHWTGQDADDLREADYFPTPIIAGDKLMRVLGSEPGGQYEIYKAILLAMRESKKSIHITCAYFVPDEQTVQALIDAARRGVEVRIVLPSVSDSGMVFHAGRAFYDRLLSAGVQIYELKLAVLHAKTMVIDGVWSTVGSANLDRRSFQHNAEVNVIVLGDAFGKEMEAAFRDDVKNSRQVLLTPWRARPLLDRMKEYASKVWDYWL; from the coding sequence ATGAAATGCTGGAATCCACGATGCTGGACGGGCCACAAGCCCGTGGCAGTGATCCTGGCCGGATGGTGCCTGGTGGCGTGCGCGTCGCTGCCGGCTGTCGATCCGGACAAGACAAAGGAAGCCGCTGCCGAGACACCGGTCGTGAAATCGGTCAATGGCGCGCTGCCGGCCAGCCGCGCCAAGGCGTTGCTGGCCAAGCGCTGGTCGAAGAACACGCTCGACCTGAAGGCCCAGGCTGCCCTCGAGGAAGCCGCGACGGGTGTACCGCTGATCGCCGGCAACCAGGTCAAGCTGTTGTTCGACGGTCCCGTGACGATGGCCGAGATGATGAAAGCCATCGAAGGGGCAAAGAACAACATCAACTTCGAGACCTATATCTTCGACGAGGATGAACTGGGCGACAAGTTCGCCGAGCTGCTGATCGCCAAGCAGAAGGCTGGCGTGACCGTCAACATCATCTACGACAGCGTGGGCACGCTGATGGTGCCGCAGGCGTTCTTCGACCGCATGCGCGCAGCCGGCATCCACCTGGTTGCCTATAACCCCGTAAACCCGGCCAAGGTGCGTGGCAACGGCTGGAAAGTGAACAACCGCGACCACCGCAAGATGCTGATTGTCGACGGCAAGATCGGCTTCACGGGCGGCATCAACATCAGCGATACGTATTCGAAGAGCTCGCCGTTCCGCTCCAAGAGCCGGCCGAGCAACGCCAAGGACGTGGGCTGGCGCGATACGCACGTGCGCATCGAGGGCCCGGCCGTGCAGGCGATGCAATGGCTGTTCATCCAACACTGGACGGGCCAGGATGCGGACGACCTGCGCGAGGCCGACTACTTCCCCACCCCGATCATCGCCGGCGACAAGCTGATGCGCGTACTCGGCAGCGAACCGGGCGGGCAGTACGAAATCTACAAGGCGATTCTTCTGGCGATGCGGGAATCAAAAAAATCGATCCACATCACGTGCGCCTACTTCGTGCCGGATGAACAGACGGTGCAAGCCCTGATCGATGCCGCCAGGCGGGGCGTGGAAGTGCGCATCGTGCTGCCCAGCGTTTCCGACAGCGGCATGGTGTTCCACGCCGGTCGCGCGTTCTACGACCGGCTGCTGTCGGCCGGCGTGCAGATCTATGAGTTGAAGCTGGCCGTGCTGCACGCCAAGACGATGGTCATCGACGGCGTGTGGTCCACCGTGGGCTCGGCCAATCTCGACCGCCGCAGCTTCCAGCACAATGCCGAGGTCAACGTGATCGTGCTGGGCGATGCGTTCGGCAAGGAAATGGAAGCCGCGTTCCGCGACGACGTGAAGAACTCGCGCCAGGTCCTGCTGACGCCCTGGCGCGCCCGGCCGCTGCTGGACCGGATGAAGGAGTACGCTTCGAAGGTGTGGGATTACTGGCTGTAG
- a CDS encoding metallophosphoesterase family protein: protein MRTIVHLSDIHFGRVDERLLAPLRATVEAVQPHVVVVSGDLTQRARSEQFKAARAWLDTLPGPQIVVPGNHDIPLYNVAARFLAPLTKYRRYITENLAPEFVDDEIAVMGLNTARSLTIKDGRVNREQVQRLQERMAKVDERLTRIVVTHHPFDLPEAFDEDDLVDRAPMAMEAFSKCGVDLLLAGHLHASHSGSSARRYKIAGYAALVVQAGTATSTRGRGETNSFNVLRIDGDEIQVERYGWNEATGSFDVATIEVFRRDGNLWQPLGTAPDMPEAITSDETVAPQTVSG, encoded by the coding sequence ATGCGAACCATCGTGCACCTGTCCGACATCCACTTCGGCCGCGTCGACGAGCGGCTGCTCGCGCCGCTGCGCGCCACGGTCGAAGCGGTACAGCCGCACGTCGTGGTCGTGTCCGGCGACCTCACGCAGCGTGCCCGAAGCGAACAGTTCAAGGCCGCCCGGGCATGGCTCGACACGCTGCCCGGCCCGCAGATCGTGGTACCCGGCAACCATGACATCCCGCTGTACAACGTGGCTGCCCGTTTCCTCGCGCCCTTGACGAAATACCGGCGCTACATCACGGAAAACCTGGCGCCCGAATTCGTGGACGACGAGATCGCCGTGATGGGCCTGAACACGGCGCGCTCGCTGACGATCAAGGATGGCCGCGTCAACCGCGAGCAGGTGCAGCGCCTGCAGGAAAGGATGGCGAAGGTCGACGAGCGCCTGACGCGCATCGTCGTCACGCACCACCCGTTCGACCTGCCGGAGGCATTCGACGAGGACGACCTGGTCGACCGCGCGCCGATGGCGATGGAAGCGTTCTCGAAATGCGGCGTCGACCTGCTGCTGGCCGGGCACCTGCACGCCAGCCATTCCGGCAGCAGCGCGCGGCGCTACAAGATCGCCGGCTACGCGGCGCTGGTGGTGCAGGCCGGCACGGCGACGTCCACGCGGGGGAGGGGAGAAACGAACTCGTTCAATGTGCTGCGCATCGATGGCGACGAGATCCAGGTCGAGCGCTATGGCTGGAACGAGGCGACGGGCTCGTTCGACGTCGCCACGATCGAGGTGTTCCGCCGCGATGGCAACCTGTGGCAACCGCTGGGCACGGCACCGGACATGCCCGAAGCCATTACGAGCGACGAGACCGTGGCCCCGCAGACGGTCAGCGGGTGA
- a CDS encoding diacylglycerol/lipid kinase family protein produces the protein MTPVTVIVNAGAGQGYRGEWAAMLRDRFAAVGLEADVTLAGSGQEMIDVAREAVDDGAKVVVAGGGDGTLNAVASVVVDSPAAFGVLPLGTLNHFARDLGVPLALDDAIATIAHGRPMAVDVGEVNGRIFLNNSSLGLYPDIVRDRVKQQRRLGRGKWLAFCWASLSALHRFPFLSLRLHVHGSEHARRTPFVFIGNNAYTMEGFNIGERTRLDCGQLSLYMAQRPTRFGLVRLACHALAGRLAQARDFDMLLAEDLTIHTRRKLVRVATDGEVSLMAPPLNYRSRPGALTVIVP, from the coding sequence ATGACGCCGGTGACGGTGATCGTCAACGCGGGTGCGGGGCAGGGCTATCGGGGCGAGTGGGCCGCCATGCTGCGCGACAGGTTCGCGGCAGTGGGCCTCGAGGCGGATGTGACACTGGCCGGCAGCGGCCAGGAAATGATCGACGTGGCGCGCGAGGCCGTCGACGATGGCGCAAAGGTCGTGGTGGCGGGCGGTGGCGATGGCACGCTGAATGCCGTGGCTTCGGTGGTCGTGGACAGCCCGGCCGCGTTCGGTGTGCTGCCGCTGGGTACGCTGAACCATTTCGCCAGGGACCTGGGCGTTCCGCTGGCGCTCGACGATGCCATCGCCACGATCGCGCATGGCCGGCCCATGGCCGTGGACGTGGGCGAAGTCAACGGGCGCATCTTCCTGAACAATTCGAGCCTGGGCCTGTATCCGGACATCGTGCGCGATCGCGTGAAGCAGCAGCGCCGCCTGGGCCGCGGCAAGTGGCTGGCATTCTGCTGGGCCAGTCTGTCGGCACTGCACCGCTTTCCATTCCTCAGCTTGCGGCTGCATGTGCACGGTAGCGAGCATGCGCGGCGCACCCCTTTCGTCTTCATCGGCAATAATGCCTACACGATGGAGGGATTCAATATCGGCGAACGCACGCGGCTCGACTGCGGGCAGCTGAGCCTCTATATGGCGCAACGGCCGACACGCTTCGGCCTCGTGCGGCTGGCCTGCCATGCGCTGGCCGGGCGGCTGGCGCAGGCCCGCGATTTCGACATGTTGCTGGCTGAAGACCTGACGATCCATACCCGGCGCAAGCTGGTGCGCGTCGCCACCGATGGCGAGGTGTCACTGATGGCGCCGCCGCTCAACTACCGTTCGCGCCCCGGCGCGCTGACGGTCATCGTACCCTAG
- a CDS encoding phosphatase PAP2 family protein codes for MNETHFSKLLRFIGARLTPGGEFGLHLTAGLALLVATVSMFREIAEAVGEQDDIAVFDVQVAQWFNTHAFEPLTTVMLGITHLHGIVGMSVASTLLAAWFWRKEAPYWLLSVLIVAPGGMLINVLLKNTYARPRPMFDEPLLTLATYSFPSGHTAASTLFYGLIACYIIATSPSWRRRVGAALFATVMVLLVAFSRVYLGAHYVSDVIAAMAYSTGWLAVCIAAVSTLRRRRAGRRDQ; via the coding sequence ATGAACGAGACCCACTTTTCGAAGCTGCTGCGCTTCATCGGGGCCCGCCTGACACCGGGCGGAGAATTTGGATTGCACCTCACCGCCGGGCTGGCGCTGCTGGTGGCGACCGTGTCCATGTTCCGCGAAATCGCCGAGGCGGTAGGCGAGCAGGACGATATCGCCGTGTTCGACGTGCAGGTGGCGCAGTGGTTCAATACCCATGCATTCGAGCCGCTGACGACCGTCATGCTGGGCATTACCCATCTGCATGGCATCGTCGGCATGTCGGTGGCATCCACGCTGCTGGCCGCATGGTTCTGGCGCAAGGAGGCGCCCTACTGGCTGTTGTCCGTGCTGATCGTGGCACCCGGCGGCATGCTCATCAATGTGCTGTTGAAGAACACGTACGCGCGGCCCCGGCCCATGTTCGATGAACCGCTTCTCACGCTGGCAACCTACAGCTTCCCCAGTGGTCACACGGCCGCCTCCACGCTGTTCTATGGCCTGATCGCCTGCTACATCATCGCCACGTCGCCCAGCTGGCGCCGTCGTGTCGGCGCCGCGCTGTTCGCCACCGTGATGGTGCTGCTGGTGGCGTTCAGCCGCGTCTATCTCGGCGCGCATTACGTCTCCGACGTGATCGCGGCAATGGCCTACAGTACCGGCTGGCTGGCGGTCTGCATCGCGGCCGTGTCGACGCTGCGGCGCCGCCGCGCCGGGCGCCGGGATCAGTAA